In Candidatus Krumholzibacteriia bacterium, the following proteins share a genomic window:
- a CDS encoding 3,4-dihydroxy-2-butanone-4-phosphate synthase, which translates to MSDFDNVEKAIEEIRAGRFVLVVDDEDRENEGDMVLGAQSVTPEH; encoded by the coding sequence ATGAGCGACTTCGACAACGTCGAGAAGGCCATCGAGGAAATCCGCGCCGGGCGCTTCGTCCTGGTCGTCGACGACGAGGATCGGGAAAACGAAGGCGACATGGTGCTCGGGGCGCAGTCGGTGACGCCGGAGCAC
- a CDS encoding riboflavin synthase, producing MFTGIVEEIGRVRSVTPQANGVGLDILAAAVTKDLRVGASVAVDGVCQTVLEAGDGWFRVAAETETLRVTTLGRLRPGGRVNLERALVLGGRLDGHLVLGHVDGRGRLVGVRQDERTHVFEIEAPAELRAYVAPKGCIAVDGVSLTVGPWVRSGRFELYLIPHTWEHTTLQERRPGDEVNLEADVLARYVLHLARGGESVRQDLSWEGVAQLLGGASVGGTSGVGARRGGASRRSGSEGGAA from the coding sequence ATGTTCACCGGGATCGTCGAAGAGATCGGCCGCGTCCGCAGTGTGACGCCGCAGGCCAACGGTGTCGGACTCGACATCCTCGCCGCCGCGGTGACGAAGGATCTCCGCGTCGGCGCCAGCGTCGCCGTGGATGGCGTCTGTCAGACCGTACTGGAAGCCGGTGACGGCTGGTTCCGCGTCGCGGCGGAAACGGAGACACTCCGCGTCACCACCCTCGGTCGCTTGCGGCCCGGCGGCAGAGTCAACCTGGAACGCGCCCTCGTTCTTGGCGGCCGTCTCGACGGGCACCTCGTTCTCGGCCACGTCGATGGCCGCGGGCGCCTCGTCGGCGTGCGCCAGGACGAGCGCACCCATGTCTTCGAGATCGAAGCCCCGGCCGAGCTGCGCGCCTATGTCGCTCCGAAGGGCTGCATCGCCGTCGACGGTGTGAGCCTCACCGTCGGTCCCTGGGTGCGCAGCGGGCGCTTCGAGCTCTATCTCATCCCGCACACCTGGGAACACACCACGTTGCAGGAACGCCGTCCCGGCGACGAAGTCAACCTCGAGGCCGACGTGCTTGCCCGTTACGTCCTGCACTTGGCGCGGGGCGGCGAGAGCGTGCGCCAGGACCTGAGTTGGGAGGGCGTGGCGCAGCTTCTCGGCGGGGCGAGTGTTGGCGGCACGAGCGGCGTTGGCGCGAGGCGTGGCGGCGCCAGCCGGCGAAGCGGGAGCGAAGGGGGTGCGGCATGA